One genomic window of Acomys russatus chromosome 29, mAcoRus1.1, whole genome shotgun sequence includes the following:
- the Mad2l2 gene encoding mitotic spindle assembly checkpoint protein MAD2B isoform X2 — protein MTTLTRQDLNFGQVVADVLSEFLEVAVHLILYVREVYPVGIFQKRKKYNVPVQMSCHPELNQYIQDTLHCVKPLLEKNDVEKVVVVILDKEHRPVEKFVFEITQPPLLSISSDSLLSHVEQLLRAFILKISVCDAVLDHNPPGCTFTVLVHTREAATRNMEKIQVIKDFPWILADEQDVHMHDPRLIPLKTMTSDILKMQLYVEERAHKNS, from the exons ATGACCACGCTCACGCGTCAAGACCTCAACTTTGGCCAAG TGGTGGCCGACGTGCTCTCCGAGTTCTTGGAGGTGGCGGTGCACCTGATCCTCTATGTGCGCGAGGTCTACCCAGTAGGCATCTTCCAGAAGCGCAAGAAGTACAACGTGCCGGTTCAG ATGTCCTGTCACCCGGAGCTGAACCAGTACATCCAGGACACCCTTCACTGTGTTAAACCACTCCTGGAGAAG AACGACGtggagaaggtggtggtggtgattttggATAAGGAACACCGCCCAGTGGAGAAGTTTGTCTTTGAGATCACTCAGCCGCCCTTGCTGTCCATCAG TTCAGACTCCCTCCTGTCTCATGTGGAGCAGCTGCTGCGAGCCTTCATCTTGAAGATTAGTGTATGTGATGCTGTCCTGGATCACAACCCTCCAG GCTGCACATTTACAGTCCTTGTGCACACCAGAGAAGCTGCCACGAGAAACATGGAGAAAATACAGGTCATCAAG GACTTCCCATGGATCCTGGCAGATGAACAGGATGTCCACATGCACGACCCCCGGCTGATACCCCTAAAAACCATGACGTCGGACATTTTGAAG ATGCAGCTGTATGTTGAAGAGCGAGCACATAAAAACAGCTGA
- the Mad2l2 gene encoding mitotic spindle assembly checkpoint protein MAD2B isoform X1: MTTLTRQDLNFGQVVADVLSEFLEVAVHLILYVREVYPVGIFQKRKKYNVPVQPCGDCVQMSCHPELNQYIQDTLHCVKPLLEKNDVEKVVVVILDKEHRPVEKFVFEITQPPLLSISSDSLLSHVEQLLRAFILKISVCDAVLDHNPPGCTFTVLVHTREAATRNMEKIQVIKDFPWILADEQDVHMHDPRLIPLKTMTSDILKMQLYVEERAHKNS, encoded by the exons ATGACCACGCTCACGCGTCAAGACCTCAACTTTGGCCAAG TGGTGGCCGACGTGCTCTCCGAGTTCTTGGAGGTGGCGGTGCACCTGATCCTCTATGTGCGCGAGGTCTACCCAGTAGGCATCTTCCAGAAGCGCAAGAAGTACAACGTGCCGGTTCAG CCCTGTGGGGATTGTGTGCAGATGTCCTGTCACCCGGAGCTGAACCAGTACATCCAGGACACCCTTCACTGTGTTAAACCACTCCTGGAGAAG AACGACGtggagaaggtggtggtggtgattttggATAAGGAACACCGCCCAGTGGAGAAGTTTGTCTTTGAGATCACTCAGCCGCCCTTGCTGTCCATCAG TTCAGACTCCCTCCTGTCTCATGTGGAGCAGCTGCTGCGAGCCTTCATCTTGAAGATTAGTGTATGTGATGCTGTCCTGGATCACAACCCTCCAG GCTGCACATTTACAGTCCTTGTGCACACCAGAGAAGCTGCCACGAGAAACATGGAGAAAATACAGGTCATCAAG GACTTCCCATGGATCCTGGCAGATGAACAGGATGTCCACATGCACGACCCCCGGCTGATACCCCTAAAAACCATGACGTCGGACATTTTGAAG ATGCAGCTGTATGTTGAAGAGCGAGCACATAAAAACAGCTGA
- the LOC127211748 gene encoding F-box only protein 6-like has protein sequence MANINELPENILLELFTHVPARQLLRNCRLVCSLWRDLIDVVTLWKRKSLQEGFITKDWDEPVEDWKIFYFLCSLQRNLLRNPCAEENMNSWRIDSNLGDEWKVESLPGDLGTSFPDPRVKKYFVTSYGMCLKSQVVDLKAEGYWEELLDTFRPDIVVKDWFAARADCGCIYHLRVQLASADYIVLASFEPPPVIIEQWSDASWKEVSYTFSDYPPGVRHILFQHGGKDTQFWKGWYGPRVTNSSIVISHRTAKNPAPARTPPENAVVMGGRHPALVSDSLMLDFF, from the exons ATGGCCAACATCAACGAGCTGCCCGAGAACATTCTGCTAGAACTGTTCACCCACGTCCCTGCCCGACAGCTGCTGCGTAACTGCCGCCTCGTCTGCAGCCTCTGGCGAGACCTCATTGACGTGGTGACTTTGTGGAAGCGCAAGAGCCTTCAGGAGGGCTTCATCACCAAAGACTGGGACGAGCCCGTGGAAGATTGGAAGATCTTCTATTTCCTGTGCAGTCTTCAGAGGAACCTCCTCCGGAACCCATGTGCCGAAG AGAACATGAATTCTTGGCGGATAGACTCCAACCTGGGGGATGAGTGGAAGGTGGAGAGCCTCCCTGGGGACCTAGGCACAAGCTTTCCTGACCCCAGGGTCAAGAAGTATTTTGTCACCTCTTATGG CATGTGCCTCAAGTCCCAGGTGGTGGACCTCAAAGCCGAGGGCTACTGGGAGGAGCTGCTGGACACCTTTCGGCCTGACATCGTGGTTAAGGACTG GTTTGCCGCCAGAGCCGACTGTGGCTGCATCTATCACCTCCGCGTACAGCTAGCCTCTGCTGACTATATCGTCCTAGCCTCCTTTGAGCCCCCACCTGTGATCATTGAACAGTGGAGTGATGCCTCGTGGAAGGAG gtCTCCTACACCTTTTCCGATTACCCTCCAGGCGTCCGCCACATCCTTTTTCAACATGGGGGCAAGGACACCCAGTTCTGGAAAGGGTGGTACGGGCCCCGTGTCACCAACAGCAGCATCGTTATCAgccacaggacagccaagaaccCTGCCCCTGCCAGAACTCCACCGGAAAATGCTGTAGTGATGGGAGGAAGACACCCAGCTTTAGTTTCAGACTCCTTGATGTTAGACTTCTTCTAA